The Flavobacterium sp. N2270 genome contains the following window.
CTTTTTTAAGAAAATTTCAAAATCTCTAATATAATCTTCTTCTTTAAAAACATCGGAAGCAATAACTAAACAAACCGATCCCGAAGAAAAGTTTTTTAATTCACGCCAAATTCCATTGCTTATTAGTAACCCTTCAAAAGGCTTATTTAAAGTAATTTTTTTTTGATCATTTCCATCGTTAAGAATAACATCAAAACTTCCAGAAAGTGCAATTAAAAACTCTTGTTGCTCTATGTGCGAATGGCCGCCACGTTCAGCAGCACTAGGAACATCATATAGATAATAAACACGTTTTATTGGATAAGGAATTACATCATTTTCTATAACCGAAAGATTACCTCTTGGATCTTCAATTTTAGGTATTTTAAGTAATTTACAGTCTGATATATTTCGCATATTTATTTTTCCCTTTTATAGCTTTATTTAATAATTTTCCAATATTTGAAAAAGCAATATTACCTTGTTTTACATCAAAAAACAACTTTAAAAACACCCAAAATAAATACTTTTTATTAAAAATACGATAAAAAATTGCTCCTTGATTAAAATATTTTAATTCATTAGAAATAACTTGAGAAGTCGTTTTATTATTATGAATCGTTAATGTTTTAGGAACAAATCCTATTTTTATTTTTTTCTTCTTTGCGTCTGCCAAAAAAACAGCTTCTTCACCAAGTGATATAAGACTTCCTAATCCGAAATTTTCATCAAAAGAAACAATATTATAAATACTTTCTCTTTTAAAAATCAGCTCAATTGATGATGCATTTAAAACTTCAAACCAGTTTAACTTTGGTTGAAATTTATCGGGATATTTTTTTGAAAAACCACCAGATTCTATTTTAAAACGAAAACGAAAGCCATCAAAATCTTTACGTTTATTAAATGTTTTTATTATTTTTTCAGAGAATTTTAAATCAAAAACAACGTCGTCATCTGTAAAAACTAAAATGTCTTTACTTGAATTTTGAAGAGCAATATTTCTACTTTTAGACAAGCCTTTTTCAAACACATTGATAACTTTTACTGATTCATAATCAGATTTTAAGATTGCATCGCTAGTAGTTTGATTGACAATTAAAATATTAAAATTGTAGAAACCTGAAAACACAAACATAGACTGCAAAAAATCGAAATTTGTTCGATTCATCGTAGCAATTAAAATTTCAATATCTGATGTATTATAGGTTTTTATCAATTGTGTTATCTTTACACAAAGATAGACAAATTAGAAATAGAAAAAATCAATGAAAATTTTATTACTTGGTGAATACAGCAGACTGCATAATTCTTTAAAAGAAGGATTGGTTTCATTGGGTAATGAAGTAATTATTGTAGGTTGTGGCGATAAGTTTAAACAATTTCCTGTAGATTATTTTATTAATGCAAAAATTTGCAACGACAACAAAATTGCCAATTTCCTTTTTAAAAGTATTCGTAAAGTAACTTCCGTTAATTTTGAAAAGATTGAAAAAGCAATTCGATTTTATTTTTTACTTCCAAAACTAAATGATTTTGACCATGTACAATTGATTAATTCAGATGCTTTAGAAACTTACCCTTTTCTGTCGCGTTTTTTGTATAAAAAATTATTTACCAAAATAAAATCGAGAAGTTTATTAGTATGTGGAGATGAAGCTCCGGTTATAGAATATTTGTTAAAAAAAGAAATGAAATATTCTATTTTGACTCCTTATTTTGAAAATAAATCACTTAAAAAACAATTCAATTTTCCTTTGAAATACATTACTTCAGAATATCGAAAAACGTTTAACTGGTTAAAAGAAAATTGTCAAAATCTAATTACATCTGATTTAGATTATGAAATTCCAATGCAACAAATGGGGTTTCAAACTACGCTTATTCCTAATCCAATAAATACAGATAAGATTAAATATTCGCCTTTAAAAATAGAAAACAAAATCATTATTTTCTTAGGCATAAATAGATTGAGTTATCTTAAAAAAGGGATTCCGTTTTTTGAAAAAGCATTAGAAATTATTCAAAGAAAATATCCAGAAAAAGTCGAAATCATTATTACGGAAAACATTCCATATAACGAATACATTTCTATTTACAATAAAGCACATATTTTACTGGATCAAGTATATGCTTACGATCAAGGTTATAATGCTTTAGAAGCGATGACAAAAGGAAAAGTGGTTTTCACAGGTGCAGAAAGTGAATTTTTACAACACTATGATTTAAACGAAAATGAGGTTTGCATAAATGCTCTTCCTGATGTGAATGACATTGTTGAAAACCTGAGTTTGATAATTGAAAGCCCAGATTTAATTTTAGAAATTTCAAAAAACGCAAAAACTTTTATAGAACAAAAACATCATTACAAAACTATTGCAAATACTTATTTAAAAACTTGGGGCTTTTAATATGATTCTTTACAAACAGTAAAACAACCACAATCATTGCAAATTCAAAAGGAAAACTAAATCTGCTATTATTTCCAAAGGTTACCAATGCTTGTAAAACAGAACTCGAAAAAACAAGTGCAATAATTATCAATTCAAATGTGATTCTTCGGTTTTTAAGAAATAAATAAAAATAGAAAAACATCAATCCAATAAAAACAATCTTAAAAATTTGAATAATGAAACTTTGAATTTTCCATATAAAACCAATTATAGAATCGACACTTGAATTATTAAATTTCACAAAAGGTTTCATATCAAATACTTTCCAAAAATCTAAAAAAGATTTTGAAATAACTTGTTCAAAAAAATCAGCTTGATTATTTTCAATTGTTTCTTTTCCAAACTTACCTAACTCATTAGATAAATCGGGGAAATTATTATAATATTTATTAAAAACGCTATCATTATAAGCATACCAAATAGACATGGCAACATCTTTATTTTCTTTTATTGCTTCATCTCTATATTTAATATAAGGATCTTTAATCCATTTATATTTTTCGGGAGCTTTCTCTACAAAATATACACAATTTTGAGAAATATTTAAACCAAAATAAGTAGTTGAAACAAAATAGCCTGTGTTCAATTTATTTACATAAGACCATCCAAAATAAGCAATTAACGGAAAAATCAAGATTATAATGCGTCTATTAATAATTTTCTTAAAACTAAATGATTTTAAAGCATATAAACCATAAAATAAAAAAGATACATAAGCATAAAATGGTTTTATTAATACAAGAAAACCTAACAATAAACTGATTAAGACTAATTGTATTAATGTAGGCTCTTCTAAATACTTTTTTGAAAGCATCCAAAAGATTATACTGAAAACAAACACTACAAAAGCTTCAACTAAAATAGCAGTTTCAAAAAAGAAATAACATAGTAAACTGTTTATAAGTAAAACAATCCAAAAACTTTGTTTTTTTGAAAATTGTAATTCTTCTAAGGTTGCATACCAAAAACACAATGTAAAAAGTCCTATTAAAAACTGGTACAACATTGTAATTTTCATAGTTCCAAAAGCCAAAGCAATTAAAATTGGATAACCTGGACTTCTCCAACCAATATATCCTGAGAAATCTAATTTTAGAATATATTCAGATAATTCCATATAACTCCAACTGTCAGGAACTTTAGTGATTTTTAAGTACATTAAAAACAATAAAGTACGAAACAAAAATCCAATAAGAAGTAACAACTTAACTTCTTTTTGATTTAAAAACTGAATTATTTTATTTAAATGTTTCATTAAATCATCATTTTTCTAAAATAAATACTAACAACAATAAAGTATAAAAAATAAGTAACAGCGTAAGCCATAACAGCACCTTCTACACCAAAAATTTGAATTCCAAAATAACTCGAAAAAATTAAAATGGTAAACGAAATTATTTCGGTAATAAAATAAGGTTTAACCAACTTTTTAGCAAAAAACTGTATGGCTAAAATTAACGCTGCTGCTCTAAAAAAATCACCTAATAATTGCCAAAAAAACAAATTTGAAACTGCTGAGAAATCTTTGGTAAATAAAACTAAAATTACAATATCTTTTAAAAAATACATAAGAATTAAACCAACACTAAATAATGGTAAAATAGTTTTGTAAAACTGCTGAACTAACGGCCTATTTTCTTGCAAAGATGCTGTTTTAGAGAGCTCTGGTAAATAATACAAACTGACTAAAGTAGTAATAAACATCATGTAAAAGCTCGAAATTCTACTCATCGCTTCATAATATCCGGCTGCTTCAATTGATTGTGCTGAAATGATTAATTTTCGAATATAAATGTATACAACTGGTGTTAAAATAGAAGAAAACAAAGTCATTGAAGCAAAAACAAATACTTTTTTAATTTGATTAAAATCAAAATGTTGAATATTTAAAACTTCTTGCAATGAAAATTGCTTTAAGAAATAAAAACCTGAAAAACAGAATAATAAAAACGAAACAATCGACACCGAAATCATTGCTCCCAAAACGGTAAACTTCCACATTAGGAAAACCGAAATTAAGAGT
Protein-coding sequences here:
- a CDS encoding glycosyltransferase; its protein translation is MKILLLGEYSRLHNSLKEGLVSLGNEVIIVGCGDKFKQFPVDYFINAKICNDNKIANFLFKSIRKVTSVNFEKIEKAIRFYFLLPKLNDFDHVQLINSDALETYPFLSRFLYKKLFTKIKSRSLLVCGDEAPVIEYLLKKEMKYSILTPYFENKSLKKQFNFPLKYITSEYRKTFNWLKENCQNLITSDLDYEIPMQQMGFQTTLIPNPINTDKIKYSPLKIENKIIIFLGINRLSYLKKGIPFFEKALEIIQRKYPEKVEIIITENIPYNEYISIYNKAHILLDQVYAYDQGYNALEAMTKGKVVFTGAESEFLQHYDLNENEVCINALPDVNDIVENLSLIIESPDLILEISKNAKTFIEQKHHYKTIANTYLKTWGF
- a CDS encoding glycosyltransferase family 2 protein — encoded protein: MIKTYNTSDIEILIATMNRTNFDFLQSMFVFSGFYNFNILIVNQTTSDAILKSDYESVKVINVFEKGLSKSRNIALQNSSKDILVFTDDDVVFDLKFSEKIIKTFNKRKDFDGFRFRFKIESGGFSKKYPDKFQPKLNWFEVLNASSIELIFKRESIYNIVSFDENFGLGSLISLGEEAVFLADAKKKKIKIGFVPKTLTIHNNKTTSQVISNELKYFNQGAIFYRIFNKKYLFWVFLKLFFDVKQGNIAFSNIGKLLNKAIKGKNKYAKYIRL
- a CDS encoding sugar 3,4-ketoisomerase, with translation MRNISDCKLLKIPKIEDPRGNLSVIENDVIPYPIKRVYYLYDVPSAAERGGHSHIEQQEFLIALSGSFDVILNDGNDQKKITLNKPFEGLLISNGIWRELKNFSSGSVCLVIASDVFKEEDYIRDFEIFLKKES
- a CDS encoding O-antigen translocase, whose protein sequence is MNWIKNIAKSPLFKIASFNSASLLVRIFTGLLSSKAIAYFIGPSGMALMGNFRNFSSTLEAVGILGFQNGIVKTVAENQEDKNKVYSLLTTVFYTLLITSLLVSFTVLIGSSYFLTSILNGNETYLLALQILAFSIPFSILHLFFVSVINGLSLYKNVITTTIFSYIAGLLISVFLMWKFTVLGAMISVSIVSFLLFCFSGFYFLKQFSLQEVLNIQHFDFNQIKKVFVFASMTLFSSILTPVVYIYIRKLIISAQSIEAAGYYEAMSRISSFYMMFITTLVSLYYLPELSKTASLQENRPLVQQFYKTILPLFSVGLILMYFLKDIVILVLFTKDFSAVSNLFFWQLLGDFFRAAALILAIQFFAKKLVKPYFITEIISFTILIFSSYFGIQIFGVEGAVMAYAVTYFLYFIVVSIYFRKMMI